In the Nitrospirales bacterium LBB_01 genome, one interval contains:
- a CDS encoding type II toxin-antitoxin system RelE/ParE family toxin — protein MYRVTFLPDAEKNFRKLDRSVQLKIAEKLDWLAENAEKIIHHPLVSLPEDLKGLCRIRVGNHRILYWIYHEEERISIYFIEHRRKVYNYIKQ, from the coding sequence ATGTATAGAGTAACTTTTCTGCCCGATGCAGAAAAAAATTTCAGAAAATTAGATCGTTCTGTACAGCTTAAGATTGCTGAAAAATTAGACTGGCTTGCTGAAAATGCAGAGAAGATTATACACCATCCGCTGGTTTCACTACCCGAGGACTTAAAAGGCTTATGCAGGATACGGGTTGGCAATCATCGTATATTGTACTGGATATATCATGAAGAGGAGCGTATTTCAATTTATTTCATAGAGCATAGAAGGAAAGTTTATAACTATATTAAACAATAG
- a CDS encoding Uma2 family endonuclease, translating to MGPSPFGRHQNVAANLYDIVRQHIKKHDLGKLYFSPLDVIFEEEIDRLQPDILFIRKENMAIFQDWVRGVPDMVCEIVSPGTYKRDTAVKRAIYEKYKVPEYWIVLPEFNAIEVLIIENDNYKTHSYAEIEGEVTSNVIEGLTLNIKDVFE from the coding sequence TTGGGACCAAGTCCGTTTGGAAGACATCAAAACGTAGCAGCTAACTTATATGATATTGTGCGTCAGCACATCAAAAAACACGATTTGGGCAAATTATATTTTTCGCCGCTTGACGTGATCTTTGAAGAAGAGATAGACAGACTTCAACCCGATATATTGTTTATACGGAAAGAGAATATGGCAATCTTTCAAGACTGGGTAAGAGGCGTGCCGGATATGGTTTGCGAAATAGTCTCTCCAGGTACGTACAAAAGAGACACTGCCGTTAAGAGAGCGATATATGAAAAATACAAGGTGCCTGAGTACTGGATAGTCTTGCCTGAGTTTAACGCCATAGAGGTTCTAATCATTGAAAATGATAACTATAAGACACATTCGTATGCAGAAATTGAAGGCGAGGTAACGTCTAATGTAATAGAGGGACTTACCTTAAACATCAAAGATGTATTTGAGTAA
- a CDS encoding chemotaxis protein CheW — protein sequence MDKTETASKSDSLLAEVKSLRGRRQIVDVEEKTVKLVIFSLDDNMFAFYGDFIKEILQSLKVFFVPGCPDFIVGVINIRGDIESVLDIRGFLGCAPKNYGTDITLQKNNRIVIGQTDDFKSGIVVDSVVDVLDVSVHSIKASTAAISGALKDFAIGEFLYSDKNVIILDFNKIPDKL from the coding sequence ATGGACAAGACTGAAACGGCATCTAAAAGCGACTCACTGCTTGCAGAGGTAAAAAGCCTCAGAGGGCGCAGGCAGATTGTGGATGTTGAGGAAAAAACAGTCAAACTTGTCATTTTCTCTCTGGATGATAATATGTTTGCTTTCTATGGGGATTTTATAAAAGAGATACTTCAGTCTTTAAAAGTGTTTTTTGTGCCGGGCTGCCCGGACTTTATCGTTGGCGTGATAAACATAAGGGGGGATATTGAATCCGTGCTGGATATCAGAGGGTTTTTGGGCTGTGCTCCTAAAAATTATGGCACTGACATAACGCTTCAAAAAAACAATCGCATAGTTATCGGGCAAACTGATGATTTTAAAAGCGGCATTGTTGTAGATAGCGTTGTTGATGTTCTTGATGTTTCTGTACATTCGATAAAAGCCTCAACAGCAGCGATTTCTGGTGCTCTTAAGGATTTTGCCATAGGAGAATTTCTCTATAGTGATAAAAACGTAATCATTCTGGATTTTAATAAGATACCGGATAAGCTCTGA
- a CDS encoding HAMP domain-containing protein translates to MTIKKNLYLLAALNVVVFIVITVLFFTHSADTRDRILKLINKDQALLLLFNDMYANGLQTEQATRNMILNTADDKARSNYKKAVEIFAEAYKEAMTLSSGQMKKTLTEIKPLWDDNEHIRQECITLSALKNLAAATECIVTKETPKWREVRQKLLDLIAEQRNKFSKITDDTEVFMSSTRKNLLTIMFLSLLITSGFMYYTGRSINRPLQSIMKTLKGSESNLTVKIPIDGSNEIYELAGIINTNIDNLHHIISALSTAVKNVSTSANEIYEAVEKQAAITTEQTASISEITSTMEELSASSTQIAEHSQSVAEIAAHTLTDSQAGADVTEKTSKNMEEISTDNRRGLNEVLELGKKSKDITRVMEIINTIADNTKLIAFNAALEASGAGEAGKRFGVVAVEIRRLADNVMDSTADIESKITEIQDSVNRLVVASEKSSRAIAEGLSTSTETTGTLAEILEGAHAASDAAREISLSTMQQRTAVEQVVIALREIEEGAKLSAGAINHVHGIAKNLSALSGNLQDIVKKFVLKV, encoded by the coding sequence ATGACAATTAAAAAGAACTTGTATCTTCTTGCTGCCTTAAATGTGGTCGTGTTTATAGTGATAACAGTTTTGTTTTTTACTCATAGTGCCGATACAAGAGACAGAATTTTAAAGTTAATAAACAAAGATCAGGCTCTGCTATTACTCTTTAATGATATGTATGCTAATGGACTCCAAACAGAGCAGGCAACAAGAAACATGATTTTAAACACAGCAGATGATAAGGCACGGAGCAACTACAAAAAAGCTGTGGAGATTTTTGCTGAGGCCTATAAAGAGGCGATGACGCTGTCAAGCGGGCAGATGAAAAAAACCCTTACAGAAATCAAACCTTTGTGGGATGACAACGAACATATCCGGCAGGAGTGTATAACGTTGTCAGCTCTAAAAAATCTTGCCGCCGCTACAGAATGTATTGTGACCAAAGAAACCCCAAAGTGGCGTGAGGTCAGACAAAAGCTTCTTGACTTAATTGCTGAACAAAGAAATAAATTTTCAAAGATAACTGACGATACCGAAGTATTCATGTCCAGTACAAGAAAAAATCTCCTGACAATCATGTTTCTTTCGCTGTTAATAACATCTGGGTTTATGTATTACACAGGACGCAGTATAAACCGGCCGCTGCAAAGCATAATGAAGACGCTTAAAGGCTCAGAAAGCAACCTTACCGTAAAAATTCCAATCGATGGCAGTAACGAAATATACGAGCTTGCCGGAATTATCAACACTAACATTGATAACCTCCACCACATCATAAGCGCACTTTCTACCGCCGTAAAAAATGTCTCCACATCGGCAAATGAAATCTATGAGGCGGTTGAAAAACAGGCCGCTATAACCACAGAGCAGACAGCCTCAATATCTGAGATAACCTCTACGATGGAGGAGCTTTCGGCCTCCAGCACTCAGATAGCGGAGCATTCGCAATCGGTAGCAGAAATTGCCGCACACACCCTCACCGATTCTCAAGCAGGGGCGGACGTCACTGAGAAAACCTCAAAAAACATGGAGGAAATCAGCACTGACAACAGACGCGGCTTAAATGAGGTTCTTGAGCTAGGGAAAAAATCAAAAGACATAACCAGAGTCATGGAAATAATAAACACCATAGCGGACAATACCAAACTGATAGCCTTTAACGCTGCGCTTGAAGCCTCAGGGGCTGGTGAGGCTGGGAAACGGTTTGGAGTAGTGGCTGTTGAAATACGCAGGCTTGCCGACAATGTTATGGATTCCACCGCTGATATTGAATCAAAGATAACAGAAATTCAGGACTCTGTAAACCGTCTTGTAGTGGCTTCTGAAAAGAGCTCACGAGCTATTGCCGAGGGGCTTAGCACATCGACGGAAACCACCGGAACCCTTGCTGAGATTTTAGAAGGAGCACATGCCGCAAGTGATGCGGCAAGAGAAATCTCCCTTTCTACAATGCAGCAGCGCACGGCAGTAGAGCAGGTTGTTATAGCGCTTAGGGAAATTGAGGAGGGCGCTAAGCTTTCAGCAGGAGCAATTAACCATGTCCACGGTATAGCTAAAAATCTGTCCGCACTGTCCGGTAATTTACAGGATATTGTGAAAAAATTTGTCCTGAAAGTTTAG
- the cheB gene encoding chemotaxis-specific protein-glutamate methyltransferase CheB produces MSKDNKIRVLVVDDSPSVRARIRRILSKDSEIEVAGEALDGKMAVELSKALTPDIIIMDVEMPVMDGFQSITQIMAENPVPILVLTSESSADTAFKCISAGALEVITKSNIAAEPKTLIKKIKLLSKVKVISHIRGTYSRSAAQMRPNASNGKKIIAIASSTGGPKALSIIIPGLPDDFPCPVVIAQHMSDGFITGLVSWLDAIVQMDMKIAENKEVLRPSVVYFAPSEYNMEISDGGVVNLTKRLPNEIYHPSCDKLLISAASTYGNGVVGVILSGMGDDGVKGIKAIKERGGSTIAQNMETSVVFGMNAEAVKSGFVDKVLPVTEICKEMILFAH; encoded by the coding sequence ATGTCAAAAGACAATAAAATAAGGGTTCTTGTTGTTGATGACAGCCCCTCTGTCAGAGCACGTATCAGGCGCATCCTTAGTAAAGACAGTGAGATAGAGGTAGCAGGTGAGGCCTTAGACGGCAAAATGGCGGTTGAACTTTCTAAAGCCTTAACCCCTGACATTATAATAATGGACGTGGAGATGCCGGTCATGGACGGTTTTCAGAGCATAACTCAAATAATGGCTGAAAATCCTGTGCCAATTCTGGTTTTGACGTCAGAGTCATCGGCTGATACCGCCTTTAAATGTATCTCAGCAGGTGCCCTTGAAGTAATCACCAAATCTAACATTGCAGCAGAGCCTAAAACTCTCATAAAAAAAATAAAACTGCTTTCAAAAGTTAAGGTCATAAGCCATATAAGGGGAACTTATAGCAGATCGGCAGCTCAGATGAGGCCAAATGCTTCCAATGGTAAAAAGATAATAGCCATTGCCTCATCAACTGGAGGCCCTAAGGCTTTATCAATCATAATTCCCGGATTACCGGATGATTTCCCCTGTCCAGTGGTTATCGCCCAACACATGTCTGATGGCTTTATAACCGGCCTTGTCTCATGGCTTGACGCCATTGTCCAGATGGATATGAAAATAGCTGAAAACAAGGAGGTTCTAAGACCCTCTGTTGTTTACTTTGCTCCATCTGAGTACAATATGGAAATTAGTGATGGTGGAGTTGTTAATTTAACCAAACGACTGCCTAATGAAATTTATCATCCCTCCTGTGACAAACTCCTTATTTCTGCGGCCAGCACTTATGGAAATGGCGTCGTGGGTGTTATACTTTCAGGAATGGGAGACGACGGCGTAAAGGGAATCAAGGCGATAAAAGAACGAGGAGGCTCTACGATAGCCCAGAACATGGAAACCTCTGTCGTTTTTGGCATGAATGCTGAGGCTGTAAAGTCAGGCTTTGTTGACAAGGTTCTCCCTGTTACAGAAATATGTAAAGAGATGATATTGTTTGCTCACTAA
- a CDS encoding tungsten ABC transporter substrate-binding protein, whose product MGLLAIVTFALSAGTLNAETSIKCATTTSLQNSGLLDYILPLYKKKTGIRVDAVAVGTGAAIEIGKRGDADFVFVHAKELELKAVQDGYFINRMEFMYNDFIIVGPANDPAKIKGIKAASESFEKISKSGSLFISRGDNSGTHVKELSIWKESGINPKEQSWYLEAGQGMSKTLRLAFEKYAYTLTDRSTWLMSREKQELLLLLEGDPILINHYSVMAVNPEKNPTAKYKEAMEFINWVTSKEGTDAIREFKDKAGNQLFYIIEKH is encoded by the coding sequence ATGGGTTTGCTTGCAATAGTGACTTTTGCCTTATCTGCAGGTACTCTGAACGCAGAGACGTCAATCAAGTGCGCTACTACGACAAGCTTACAGAACTCAGGGCTTCTTGACTATATTCTCCCATTGTATAAGAAAAAAACCGGCATACGCGTAGATGCTGTAGCTGTTGGAACCGGCGCTGCAATAGAAATAGGCAAGCGCGGAGATGCCGATTTCGTGTTTGTCCACGCTAAAGAACTTGAACTTAAAGCGGTACAAGATGGCTATTTTATAAACAGAATGGAATTTATGTACAATGACTTTATAATAGTCGGGCCCGCAAATGATCCTGCCAAAATTAAAGGAATCAAAGCAGCCTCAGAGAGTTTCGAAAAGATTTCTAAATCCGGCAGCTTATTTATTTCACGCGGTGATAACTCCGGCACTCACGTAAAAGAACTCAGCATATGGAAAGAGTCTGGGATTAATCCCAAAGAGCAGTCGTGGTATTTGGAGGCTGGTCAGGGAATGTCTAAGACTCTGCGTTTAGCCTTTGAAAAATATGCTTATACACTTACCGATAGATCGACGTGGCTTATGAGCAGAGAGAAACAGGAACTTCTGTTGCTTTTAGAAGGCGACCCAATACTAATTAATCACTACAGCGTTATGGCAGTTAATCCAGAGAAAAACCCGACTGCTAAATACAAAGAAGCTATGGAGTTCATCAACTGGGTGACCTCTAAAGAGGGAACAGATGCTATCAGAGAATTTAAGGACAAGGCAGGGAACCAGCTTTTCTATATTATAGAAAAACATTAA
- a CDS encoding ABC transporter permease subunit — translation MGTIFNSLIKAFFLIISLDKSFAQIVVLSFKVSGGALILASLIGLPLGALIALREFPFRNTLFGIVNALLGLPPVLVGLLLYLILSRRGPLGSLSILYTPYAMVIAQSILAFPHVCAISATAIRGVNPNIKQLCKTLGATEFQTALTIIREARFGIITAVMAAFGRVISEVGAILIVGGNILGVTRVMTTAIVLETDKGDFELALALGIVLLSVSLLINALVSKIQSRYVHSAPTERRLFSD, via the coding sequence TTGGGAACAATATTTAATTCGCTAATCAAGGCTTTCTTTCTCATAATTTCGCTGGATAAGAGCTTTGCTCAGATTGTCGTGCTGTCATTTAAAGTATCAGGTGGAGCGCTGATTTTAGCTTCTTTGATTGGGCTTCCTCTTGGAGCGCTTATTGCTCTTAGAGAGTTTCCATTTAGAAACACACTGTTTGGGATAGTCAATGCACTCCTTGGACTTCCTCCTGTGTTGGTCGGGTTATTGCTATATCTGATTCTTTCAAGGCGCGGCCCCCTCGGGTCACTTAGCATTTTATACACCCCGTATGCAATGGTTATAGCTCAGAGCATTCTTGCATTTCCTCATGTCTGTGCAATTAGCGCAACTGCCATAAGGGGGGTAAATCCTAACATAAAGCAGCTTTGTAAAACTCTTGGCGCAACTGAATTTCAAACAGCTCTTACGATAATCAGAGAGGCGCGCTTTGGGATTATCACGGCAGTGATGGCGGCCTTTGGCAGGGTAATATCGGAGGTTGGGGCGATTTTAATTGTCGGCGGCAACATTTTGGGCGTTACCCGTGTAATGACTACGGCTATAGTGCTTGAGACAGATAAAGGGGACTTTGAATTGGCTCTTGCTCTTGGCATCGTGCTGCTTTCCGTTTCACTATTGATTAATGCGCTTGTAAGCAAAATTCAAAGCCGATACGTTCATTCCGCTCCTACTGAGAGGAGACTTTTCAGTGATTAG
- a CDS encoding energy-coupling factor ABC transporter ATP-binding protein, with product MSESSKLSLSVTDIHKSYGGTEVLRGISYRFEPSRCYALCGANGAGKSTLLRICALIEKPDAGVVTYSAEEKTLPHDINLKRCMTLLLPSVGVFNTTVFKNAAYGLKVRGKSRAEIDSKTYETLDMVGLKDKACQNALTLSTGETARMGIARALAITPGFLFLDEPTNGIDAKNYEIIKDILLKIKRNLKTTILIATHDTKIKEQICDRVLVLSEGRIADVKA from the coding sequence ATTAGTGAGTCTTCTAAACTAAGCCTCAGTGTCACAGATATTCACAAAAGTTATGGCGGTACGGAGGTTTTGCGAGGGATTAGCTATAGGTTTGAGCCGTCACGCTGCTATGCTCTATGTGGGGCTAATGGCGCTGGAAAGTCAACGCTTCTGAGAATTTGTGCGCTCATTGAAAAACCTGACGCCGGAGTAGTCACTTATAGTGCTGAGGAGAAAACACTACCGCATGACATTAACCTTAAAAGATGTATGACTCTCCTTTTGCCCAGTGTTGGGGTGTTTAACACAACGGTTTTTAAAAATGCCGCATATGGACTAAAAGTGCGGGGAAAAAGCAGAGCGGAAATTGACAGCAAAACCTACGAAACACTTGATATGGTGGGACTTAAAGACAAAGCGTGTCAAAATGCGCTTACTCTTTCAACGGGAGAGACCGCCCGAATGGGTATAGCTCGGGCGCTTGCCATAACCCCCGGATTTCTGTTTCTTGATGAGCCGACAAACGGAATTGATGCCAAAAATTATGAAATCATAAAAGACATTTTGCTGAAAATAAAACGTAATTTAAAAACAACAATCCTGATAGCTACACATGACACAAAAATCAAAGAGCAAATCTGCGATAGAGTTTTAGTTCTTAGTGAGGGCAGAATTGCCGATGTGAAAGCTTAA
- a CDS encoding DUF3391 domain-containing protein: protein MIKKIPVEELCVGMYVDSIDEKWINTPFLQHQFTVKTSKQVTQIKELGLKYVYIDSDKSHTPDEIYDVVVSHGIEVKIDEPDSQSVPYTQQEIEKYYHDFNLFTHIDRDTLIKGAFVDFSLYLKKDINITILQKYEANDIEITESILSTEGDIVIEKDSRSKYKNYLKDLFITKSLNEPDKFKHISKSIIRENSKILMQELLDDPRCGEKIKECRGSVEEIVDTIEKNGVLIKDLLTINKYDYYTYTHSVNVCVLSIGLALSLGTFTENEIYSLGMGALLHDIGKSSIPIEILNKPSVLNEKEFSIMKQHVLMANKILYGQKLLLKEIYYPVMEHHEKLTGRGYPKGLADNQIHPWGRLVSLIDAYDALTTARPYKKAFSPFEALSVIRQQIDDFDHTFFVNLVTILGSISD, encoded by the coding sequence ATGATAAAGAAGATCCCCGTAGAAGAGCTCTGTGTTGGCATGTATGTTGATAGCATAGACGAGAAATGGATAAATACGCCTTTTTTGCAGCATCAGTTTACAGTTAAAACCTCAAAACAAGTAACACAAATTAAAGAACTCGGTCTTAAGTACGTTTATATTGATTCTGACAAATCACACACCCCCGATGAGATTTATGATGTTGTTGTTTCACATGGCATAGAAGTTAAAATAGATGAGCCCGATAGCCAATCTGTACCATATACGCAACAAGAAATAGAAAAATACTATCATGACTTTAACCTTTTCACCCATATAGACAGGGATACTCTAATAAAGGGGGCTTTCGTTGACTTTTCACTGTATTTAAAAAAGGACATCAATATTACCATTTTGCAAAAATACGAGGCTAATGATATAGAAATCACAGAGTCAATACTTTCAACAGAGGGAGATATTGTCATAGAAAAGGACTCACGCAGTAAATACAAAAACTATCTAAAGGATTTATTCATAACAAAATCGTTAAATGAGCCGGATAAGTTTAAGCATATCAGTAAGTCAATTATACGTGAGAACTCTAAGATATTAATGCAAGAGCTTTTGGACGATCCGCGGTGTGGAGAAAAAATAAAAGAATGCCGTGGTTCAGTTGAGGAGATTGTAGATACGATAGAAAAAAACGGTGTATTAATAAAGGATTTGTTGACTATTAATAAATACGACTACTATACATACACACATTCGGTAAATGTATGCGTACTTTCCATTGGGCTAGCTTTATCACTGGGGACATTTACAGAAAACGAAATATATTCTCTTGGCATGGGGGCACTTTTGCACGATATAGGGAAGAGCTCCATACCAATAGAGATTTTAAATAAGCCTTCAGTGTTAAATGAGAAAGAATTCTCCATTATGAAACAACACGTGCTGATGGCTAACAAGATACTATATGGACAGAAACTATTGTTAAAGGAAATTTATTACCCCGTCATGGAACACCACGAAAAACTGACAGGTAGGGGATATCCCAAAGGATTGGCAGATAATCAAATACACCCGTGGGGGAGATTGGTGTCCTTGATAGACGCCTACGATGCTTTGACAACTGCCCGCCCTTACAAAAAAGCCTTTTCACCTTTTGAAGCGCTTTCTGTCATAAGACAACAAATAGATGATTTTGACCATACTTTTTTTGTTAATTTGGTTACTATACTTGGTTCTATCAGCGATTAA
- a CDS encoding universal stress protein, translating into MECIGDIEGLLHLARQRRILVAVDNNLSSRRALSFICEMFKEIPDFTFLLYHVVDLFDDDDFVCDLETSEFIRGVVEGRLKIVEGYKSFLAQNGINEDNISVKVVLRDEPTVAECILREQKITQASTIVVGRRGISKREEFLYGSTSSKLIHLAKDCSVWVVG; encoded by the coding sequence ATGGAATGTATAGGCGACATAGAAGGTCTGTTACATCTGGCCAGGCAGAGGCGGATTTTGGTTGCTGTTGACAACAACTTAAGTTCACGTAGAGCACTGTCTTTTATTTGTGAAATGTTTAAGGAAATTCCTGACTTTACTTTCTTATTGTACCATGTTGTTGATTTATTTGATGACGATGACTTTGTTTGCGATTTAGAAACTTCAGAGTTCATAAGGGGTGTAGTTGAGGGCAGATTAAAGATTGTTGAAGGGTATAAGTCATTTTTAGCACAGAATGGTATAAATGAAGACAACATAAGCGTAAAGGTAGTGTTAAGGGATGAACCAACTGTAGCTGAGTGCATACTAAGGGAGCAGAAAATAACTCAAGCCTCAACCATAGTGGTAGGACGGCGTGGGATTTCAAAACGTGAGGAGTTTCTCTACGGAAGCACCTCAAGCAAGCTGATACATCTTGCTAAAGATTGCTCAGTGTGGGTGGTGGGATAA
- a CDS encoding serine/threonine protein kinase: MEKIKELICVHTGAADSVKTPKIIEDLTDFFAVQYNDVVVLGEKPYLIRGNQREGRFGIEDEPKFWVRNAIDLTDGKTKIIKMIFTEEYMANIGGILFRCIRSPKKEARVLEKVKHHERFMHGFGIHDKAGNTIRVIDYIKGINLTDHVLNQSKNHEQYYFTKFKVIFDEFIELVKAIEFLHNCGEKHGDIRRDHVIIDSETGIARWIDFDYTFTNSENRFGFDLFGLGNILMFLTGGGDITHHQLSKWQHKALECLSDDDLSVVIQNRVANLKKVFPYIGDELNYVLLHFSQGAEVFYETTGEFLSDLHEVNEKLYNKAWNV, encoded by the coding sequence ATGGAAAAAATAAAGGAGCTGATATGCGTACATACCGGTGCAGCAGACAGTGTAAAAACACCGAAAATAATAGAAGATTTAACAGATTTTTTTGCGGTTCAATACAATGATGTAGTGGTTTTAGGCGAAAAGCCATATTTAATAAGAGGAAACCAGCGGGAGGGACGTTTTGGGATTGAAGATGAGCCTAAGTTTTGGGTAAGAAATGCAATAGACCTTACAGATGGAAAGACAAAGATAATAAAAATGATTTTCACCGAGGAGTACATGGCCAATATCGGAGGGATTCTGTTTAGATGTATTAGGAGTCCCAAAAAGGAGGCTAGAGTGTTAGAGAAGGTAAAGCACCATGAACGATTTATGCACGGGTTTGGAATACATGACAAGGCTGGTAACACAATCAGGGTGATAGACTACATAAAAGGCATAAACTTGACGGATCATGTGCTAAATCAAAGTAAAAACCATGAGCAGTATTATTTTACAAAGTTTAAAGTGATTTTTGATGAGTTTATAGAGTTGGTGAAAGCAATAGAGTTTTTGCACAATTGTGGTGAAAAACATGGTGATATAAGGCGGGATCACGTAATAATTGACAGTGAAACGGGTATTGCCAGGTGGATTGATTTTGATTACACCTTCACCAATAGCGAAAACAGATTTGGATTTGATTTATTTGGTCTTGGTAACATTTTAATGTTTTTAACAGGCGGCGGTGATATTACACACCATCAATTAAGTAAATGGCAGCATAAGGCACTTGAGTGCTTAAGCGATGATGACCTCAGTGTGGTTATCCAAAATAGGGTAGCTAATCTAAAGAAAGTTTTCCCGTACATTGGGGATGAGCTTAACTACGTACTTTTGCACTTTTCACAGGGTGCCGAGGTGTTTTATGAAACAACAGGGGAATTTCTCAGTGATCTACATGAAGTTAATGAAAAATTATATAATAAAGCATGGAATGTATAG
- a CDS encoding universal stress protein → MEIRKILLPTDFMEGASGAADYTADLAKHYGASIDILHVVYDVASAVGWYMPQLSYDEFYKDIEKNALKELEHVYEKQLKDVRSVNRFIARGNPADEILNYASTNRIDLIVMGTHGRKGIDRLIFGGTAEKVVRNAKCPVLTTRINEHSTVMVHNELAPTTNTG, encoded by the coding sequence ATGGAGATAAGGAAAATACTATTACCAACGGATTTTATGGAGGGTGCATCAGGGGCAGCCGACTATACCGCTGATCTGGCAAAACACTATGGCGCCTCAATAGACATTCTTCATGTGGTTTATGATGTAGCCAGCGCCGTAGGATGGTATATGCCGCAGTTGTCTTACGATGAGTTCTACAAAGACATTGAGAAAAATGCACTAAAGGAACTTGAGCACGTTTACGAAAAACAGTTAAAAGACGTGCGCTCAGTGAATAGGTTTATTGCAAGGGGTAATCCTGCAGATGAGATTCTTAATTACGCTTCCACTAACAGAATAGACCTGATTGTGATGGGAACCCACGGCAGAAAAGGCATTGACAGGCTGATTTTTGGAGGTACTGCTGAGAAAGTCGTAAGAAATGCCAAGTGTCCGGTTTTAACGACAAGGATAAACGAACATAGCACAGTCATGGTTCATAACGAATTGGCTCCAACTACGAACACTGGTTAA
- a CDS encoding TM2 domain-containing protein, with the protein MEDADDVMVSEKNRLAAALLCFFLGTFGAHRFYVGKIGTGIAMLVTLGGLGIWTLVDLIIIATGGFKDKTNLPLTKW; encoded by the coding sequence ATGGAAGATGCAGATGATGTGATGGTATCGGAGAAGAATCGGTTGGCGGCAGCGCTGTTATGTTTTTTTCTGGGAACTTTTGGTGCTCATCGCTTTTATGTCGGAAAAATCGGAACAGGTATAGCTATGCTTGTTACCCTCGGCGGTCTTGGAATTTGGACACTGGTTGATTTAATCATAATAGCAACCGGCGGGTTCAAAGATAAAACTAACCTTCCTCTGACAAAGTGGTAA